The following coding sequences lie in one Lolium perenne isolate Kyuss_39 chromosome 2, Kyuss_2.0, whole genome shotgun sequence genomic window:
- the LOC127333969 gene encoding proline-rich receptor-like protein kinase PERK4 has product MHAMAFDPSPMDAASQPSTSHVSPPWTRASRRLSSHGGRGSGGDLMSEQAVLAAVGAALLLFAACCCCCCCGCCRSKKKAKQQPYHDAMRFYAETSGFKGDSTATYYTSGVKPAQGRQQWQNQVAASSSANWRVVPAPPPPDMDSTVFSTHRPPVMPPPPPPVPVGIEKNAFSYEELAAATGGFSEANLLGQGGFGYVHRGVLPGGKEVAVKQLKAGSGQGEREFQAEVDMISRVHHRHLVSLVGYCIAGARRLLVYDFVPNQTLEHHLHGKGLPAMEWTTRLRIAVGSAKGVAYLHEDCNPRIIHRDIKSANILLDSNFEAMVADFGLAKLSHGNDTHVSTRVMGTFGYLAPEYASSGKLTEKSDVFSYGVMLVELLTGRRPADRASYGAEDCLVDWARPALSSALADGDYDGLVDERLDGDYDQMEAARVVACAAACIRHTARRRPKMSQVVKALQGEVPLETLNDAARGATLSSVSSMPGPEYGQSGSSSYTVQMERIRKVALPSPEYSAEYAGPISGFGHPSPSPGSSVDSNVSPAGEHVPVTNQRHRGYRQV; this is encoded by the exons ATGCATGCCATGGCGTTCGATCCCTCGCCGATGGACGCGGCTTCTCAGCCCTCGACGTCGCATGTCTCCCCGCCGTGGACGCGCGCCTCAAGGCGCCTGTCCTCGCATGGTGGCCGCGGATCGGGAGGAGATCTGATGTCAGAGCAGGCCGTCCTCGCCGCGGTCGGCGCCGCGCTGCTCCTCTTCGCCgcctgttgctgctgctgctgctgcggctgCTGCAGGagcaagaagaaggcgaaacagcaGCCTTACCACGACGCCATGCGGTTCTACGCAGAAACCTCCGGATTCAAAG GTGACAGCACGGCGACCTACTACACCAGCGGCGTGAAGCCGGCGCAAGGGCGACAGCAATGGCAGAACCAGGTGGCCGCGTCGTCGTCGGCCAACTGGCGCGTGGTACCAGCGCCTCCTCCGCCTGATATGGACTCGACGGTGTTCTCGACCCACCGGCCGCCCGTGATGCCCCCACCACCGCCGCCGGTGCCGGTGGGGATCGAGAAGAACGCGTTCAGCTACGAGGAGCTGGCGGCGGCGACGGGCGGTTTCTCGGAGGCGAACCTGCTGGGGCAGGGCGGGTTCGGGTACGTGCACAGGGGCGTGCTCCCCGGCGGGAAGGAGGTGGCGGTGAAGCAGCTCAAGGCCGGTAGCGGGCAGGGCGAGCGCGAGTTCCAGGCGGAGGTGGACATGATCAGCCGCGTCCACCATCGCCACCTCGTCTCCCTTGTCGGCTACTGCATCGCCGGCGCCCGCCGGCTGCTCGTCTACGACTTCGTGCCGAACCAGACGctcgagcaccacctccacg GGAAAGGCTTGCCGGCGATGGAGTGGACGACGAGGCTGCGTATCGCCGTCGGGTCGGCCAAGGGGGTCGCCTACCTGCACGAGGACT GTAACCCGCGGATCATCCACCGGGACATCAAATCGGCCAACATCCTCCTGGACAGCAACTTCGAGGCGATG GTTGCGGATTTCGGGCTGGCCAAGCTGAGCCACGGCAACGACACGCACGTATCGACGCGCGTCATGGGCACCTTCGGCTACCTGGCTCCCGAGTACGCCTCCAGCGGGAAGCTCACGGAGAAGTCGGACGTCTTTTCCTACGGCGTCATGCTGGTCGAGCTCCTCACCGGCCGGCGGCCGGCGGACCGCGCGTCGTACGGCGCCGAGGACTGCCTCGTAGATTGG GCACGTCCGGCTCTCTCGAGCGCCTTGgccgacggcgactacgacgggcTCGTCGACGAGCGGCTGGACGGCGACTACGACCAGATGGAGGCGGCGCGCGTCGTGGCCTGCGCCGCCGCCTGCATCCGCCACACCGCCAGGCGACGGCCCAAGATGAGCCAGGTCGTGAAGGCGCTGCAGGGGGAAGTGCCGCTGGAGACGCTGAACGACGCCGCGCGCGGTGCCACGCTCAGCTCGGTCAGCTCGATGCCGGGACCGGAGTACGGCCAGTCCGGGTCGTCGTCGTACACGGTCCAGATGGAGCGGATCAGGAAGGTGGCGCTGCCCAGCCCGGAGTACAGCGCCGAGTACGCCGGCCCCATCTCGGGGTTCGGCCacccctcgccgtcgccgggcaGCAGCGTCGACAGCAACGTCTCCCCCGCCGGCGAGCACGTGCCGGTCACGAACCAGCGGCATCGAGGTTACCGGCAAGTATGA
- the LOC127333967 gene encoding succinate dehydrogenase [ubiquinone] flavoprotein subunit, mitochondrial — protein sequence MWRSCVSRGLSRAKASASRLFSTTPSSYTVVDHSYDAVVVGAGGAGLRAAIGLSEHGFNTACITKLFPTRSHTVAAQGGINAALGNMSEDDWRWHMYDTVKGSDWLGDQDAIQYMCREAPKAVIELENYGLPFSRTEDGKIYQRAFGGQSLDFGKGGQAYRCACAADRTGHAMLHTLYGQAMKHNTQFFVEYFALDLLMDNEGNCQGVIALNMEDGTLHRFRATNTIIATGGYGRAYFSATSAHTCTGDGNAMVARAGLPLQDLEFVQFHPTGIYGAGCLITEGSRGEGGILRNSEGERFMERYAPTAKDLASRDVVSRSMTMEIREGRGVGPLKDHIYLHLNHLPPEVLKERLPGISETAAIFAGVDVTKEPIPVLPTVHYNMGGIPTNYHGEVVDIKGDNPDTVIPGLMAAGEAACASVHGANRLGANSLLDIVVFGRACANRVAEISRPGDKQKPLENGAGEKTIEWLDKLRNANGSLPTSKIRLNTQRIMQNNAAVFRTQETLEEGCQLISKAWESYHDVKISDRSLIWNSDLIETIELENLLINACITMYSAEARKESRGAHAREDFTTRDDEKWMKHSMGYWENEKVRLAYRPVHMNTLDDEIEAFPPKARVY from the exons ATGTGGCGCAGCTGCGTCTCGCGCGGCCTCTCCAGGGCCAAGGCCTCCGCCTCCAGGCTCTTCTCCACCACCCCG TCGTCGTACACGGTGGTGGACCACTCGTATGACGCGGTAGTGGTGGGCGCGGGTGGCGCAGGGCTCAGGGCGGCCATCGGGCTCTCGGAGCACGGCTTCAACACCGCCTGCATCACCAAGCTCTTCCCCACGCGGTCGCACACCGTCGCGGCACAG GGGGGCATAAATGCTGCTCTCGGAAACATGAGCGAAGATGACTGGAGGTGGCATATGTATGATACTGTCAAGGGAAGCGACTGGCTTG GTGATCAAGATGCTATCCAATATATGTGCAGAGAAGCACCAAAAGCTGTTATAGAACTTGAAAACTATGGATTGCCATTTTCAAGAACTGAAGATGGAAAGATCTACCAACGCGCGTTTGGAGGCCAGAGCTTAGATTTCGGGAAAG GTGGACAAGCCTACCGGTGTGCATGTGCTGCTGATAGGACAGGACATGCTATGCTCCACACACTATATGGTCAAGCGATGAAGCATAACACTCAGTTTTTTGTAGAATATTTTGCACTGGAccttctcatggacaatgaag GCAACTGCCAAGGAGTCATTGCACTAAACATGGAAGATGGCACCCTTCACCGTTTCCGTGCAACAAATACAATTATTGCCACAGGG GGTTATGGACGGGCCTATTTCTCAGCAACCTCAGCTCACACATGTACTGGAGATGGCAATGCCATGGTTGCGCGTGCTGGTTTACCTCTTCAA GATCTCGAGTTTGTGCAGTTTCATCCTACAGGCATATATGGTGCTGGATGCCTCATAACTGAAG GATCCCGTGGTGAGGGTGGTATCCTTAGGAACAGTGAAGGTGAGCGTTTCATGGAAAGATATGCTCCTACTGCAAAGGATCTTGCTTCTCGTGATGTTGTTTCAAGATCTATGACAATGGAAATTAGAGAAGGACGTGGTGTTG GGCCATTGAAGGATCACATCTATTTGCATCTTAACCATCTGCCTCCTGAAGTTCTCAAGGAAAGACTTCCTGGTATATCTGAAACTGctgctatttttgctggtgtGGACGTCACCAAGGAGCCCATTCCAGTTCTGCCTACCGTGCACTACAACATGGGTGGGATCCCAACAAATTACCATGGGGAG GTTGTAGATATCAAGGGTGATAATCCAGATACTGTTATCCCCGGTTTAATGGCTGCCGGAGAAGCAGCGTGTGCATCTGTCCACGGTGCAAATCGTTTGGGTGCAAATTCACTTCTTGATATAGTTGTGTTTGGCAGAGCTTGCGCAAATAGGGTAGCTGAGATTTCTAGACCAG GAGACAAGCAGAAACCTCTTGAAAATGGTGCAGGGGAGAAGACTATAGAATGGTTGGACAAGCTGAGAAATGCAAATGGGTCATTGCCAACTTCCAAGATCCGCCTCAACACGCAACGGATTATGCAAAATAATGCTGCAGTTTTCCGTACACAGGAAACACTTGAAGAAG GCTGTCAGCTGAttagcaaagcatgggaaagttaCCATGACGTGAAGATCAGCGATCGAAGCCTCATATG GAATTCAGATTTGATAGAAACCATAGAGCTGGAAAACCTGTTGATAAATGCATGCATAACTATGTATTCAGCAGAGGCTCGGAAGGAAAGCAGAGGGGCTCATGCTCGCGAAGATTTCACG ACAAGAGACGATGAGAAGTGGATGAAGCACTCAATGGG GTACTGGGAGAATGAGAAGGTACGATTGGCATACAGGCCAGTCCATATGAACACACTGGATGATGAAATCGAGGCTTTCCCACCGAAAGCACGTGTATATTGA
- the LOC127333968 gene encoding transcription termination factor MTERF2, chloroplastic: MAATTLPRSHLHLHLPLHTPSPACPRRRRLVPTSSRLQNPTTTTTTHYPILPPAPSPSLLVAEEASIAPRRTHRFPGSVAPPRLPDRSADLDVPADDDVLRRALEVRRAVAAEALVAALSGGKAGGLTYVKNLTSRMGAFVDHVVVGAAAMRRHRPDLAHQSFNARARTYIQESGVVDLVKWFKHNSLTYPQISRVVCSCAGDLEKVRRMLKWLRSIYVKGEFLGRVLARGESLMSRSFEELEEIVGYLESCGVRRDWIGHVVSRCPQLLTLSFDELETRVRFYTDMGMNENDFGTMVYDYPKALGFLSLEEMNSKVQYLKEFGLSTEELGKILAFKPQLMACSIEERWKPLVKYLYHLNVSKDGMKRMLVVQPTIFCLDLETVIAPKVQFLQDIGVRNDTVGNVLVKFPPILTYSLYKKLRPVVIFLRTKAGVTQDDIGKVIALDPQLMGCSIVHKLEVSVKYFRSLGIYHFVLGQMVADFPTLLRYNVDVLRPKYQYLRRVMVRPLKDLIEFPRFFSYSLEHRIEPRHKVLVANRINMKLRYMLPGSDEEFAQRVQDAVERRARFEAGEATPETSIAPDTPTGDGGVAAHCEDSMEED, encoded by the exons ATGGCGGCCACCACTCTCCCACGCtcccacctccaccttcacctcccgCTCCACACCCCCAGCCCCGCCTGCCCTCGCCGGCGCCGCCTCGTTCCCACCTCATCTCGCCTCCAGAACCCcaccacaaccaccaccacccACTACCCCATCCTCCCGCCCGCCCCCTCCCCTTCCCTCCTCGTGGCAGAGGAGGCCTCCATCGCCCCGCGCCGCACCCACCGCTTCCCGGGCTCCGTCGCGCCCCCGCGCCTCCCGGACCGCTCCGCAGACCTCGACGTCCCGGCCGACGATGACGTCCTGCGCCGCGCGCTCGAGGTgcgccgcgccgtcgccgccgaggCGCTCGTGGCCGCGCTCAGCGGCGGGAAGGCCGGGGGCCTCACCTACGTCAAGAATCTCACCTCGCGGATGGGCGCCTTCGTCGACCACGTCGTCGTCGGGGCCGCCGCCATGCGGCGCCACCGCCCCGACCTCGCGCACCAGTCCTTCAACGCGCGGGCGCGGACCTACATCCAGGAATCCGGCGTGGTCGACCTAGTCAA GTGGTTCAAGCACAACTCGTTGACATACCCCCAGATCTCGAGAGTAGTCTGCTCCTGTGCCGGTGATCTGGAGAAAGTGAGGAGGATGCTCAAGTGGCTGAGGTCAATCTACGTGAAAGGAGAATTTCTGGGGCGTGTGCTTGCACGGGGTGAATCCCTCATGAGCCGCAGCTTCGAAGAGTTGGAAGAGATTGTCGGCTACCTGGAGTCATGTGGTGTTAGGAGGGACTGGATCGGCCACGTGGTCAGTAGATGTCCGCAGCTGCTGACTTTGTCCTTCGATGAGCTAGAGACACGGGTGCGGTTTTATACAGACATGGGAATGAACGAGAATGACTTCGGCACTATGGTCTACGATTATCCAAAAGCTCTTGGGTTTCTCAGCCTAGAAGAGATGAACAGTAAG GTTCAATATCTGAAAGAGTTTGGGTTGAGTACTGAAGAGCTTGGAAAAATATTGGCTTTTAAGCCACAGCTCATGGCCTGCAGCATTGAAGAAAGGTGGAAGCCACTTGTGAAGTACCTGTACCATCTAAACGTTTCAAAGGATGGTATGAAACGTATGTTGGTGGTCCAGCCAACGATTTTCTGTCTTGATTTGGAGACAGTAATTGCACCAAAG GTACAATTTCTACAGGATATTGGTGTGAGGAATGATACAGTCGGCAATGTGCTTGTGAAGTTTCCCCCTATACTTACTTACAGCCTGTACAAGAAGTTACGGCCAGTG GTTATATTCCTGAGAACAAAAGCCGGAGTAACGCAGGATGACATTGGGAAGGTCATTGCCTTGGACCCACAGCTCATGGGCTGCAGCATCGTGCACAAATTGGAAGTCAGCGTCAAGTACTTCCGGTCACTGGGCATCTACCATTTCGTGCTTGGCCAGATGGTTGCTGACTTCCCAACACTTCTCCGATACAATGTGGATGTTTTAAGGCCGAAATACCAGTACCTCAGGCGTGTCATGGTGCGGCCACTCAAAGATCTTATCGAGTTCCCCCG GTTTTTCAGTTACTCTTTGGAGCACAGGATAGAGCCCCGGCACAAAGTTCTGGTGGCGAACAGGATTAACATGAAGCTGCGCTACATGCTGCCAGGTTCAGACGAGGAGTTTGCGCAGAGGGTGCAAGATGCTGTCGAAAGGAGAGCGAGATTTGAAGCTGGAGAGGCTACTCCAGAGACATCAATTGCACCGGATACACCTACCGGTGATGGAGGTGTAGCAGCACATTGTGAAGACAGCATGGAGGAAGATTAA
- the LOC127333966 gene encoding probable LRR receptor-like serine/threonine-protein kinase At2g16250: MLPRRLLLAAVAILAAVAAAVAQQPQPLASRSDRAGLHSLRASLGLRARDWPLKADPCTAWAGVTCRAGRVVSLTVSGLRRTRLASRAPAFSLDALQTLTSLELFNASHFPLPGPLPPWFATALPPPLAVLDLRSASVNGTLPADLGASGNLTRLLLSGNRLSGPLPGPLLSVRTLRVLDLSANNLTGALPNVSLAAAAELFNVSGNSLYGVATYAVGALKTRFRLVDVSANYLDGIWDGSDATVDVNTNCFSGVPAQRSRVDCEEFYTRQGARLVDIPAPPTPSPQPQPSSDKSQKISKNLLIGIIAAAAALMALFLLALLLCYMRRRRRQRGGGTRGVETNEEAARGVRRRDSSVNPVASSPVAMSPTASTTPKDTLPDLGDLSFEKLVHATGGFADDNLLKHGHSGDIYHGVLENGVDVIVKKIGAKSANKNSGELDFYSRYTHQRIVPLLGHLANGDEEFLAYKYMPKADLTNALHKKPVDTEDGLPSLDWITRLKIAIGVAEAMCFLHDECSPPLVHRDIQASSVLLDDKFEVRLGSMSNICAQQSAGSQNVFSRILRSSKSLDKNASVPPATSSYDVYCFGKVILELVTGNFGVSGSNNAGSEEWLANTTNRISVNDKDSITNIIDPLLIVDEDHLEEVWAVAIVAKTCLNSKPSRRPSARYVLKALENPLRVVRAGSRSNSARLRSSSSRSSWQSAFVQGNRYQSYEIMSASGRMLDRRGSVRSHISGGEASSSFKRSLREIAPDPQVLDEDVVV, from the exons ATGCTcccgcggcggctcctcctggccGCCGTGGCCATCCTCGCGGCCGTGGCGGCGGCCGTcgcgcagcagccgcagccgctcGCGTCGCGGTCGGACCGGGCGGGGCTCCACAGCCTACGCGCCTCGCTCGGCCTCCGGGCCCGGGACTGGCCCCTCAAGGCCGACCCGTGCACGGCCTGGGCGGGGGTGACCTGCCGCGCGGGCCGCGTCGTCTCCCTCACCGTCTCCGGCCTCCGCCGCACGCGCCTCGCGAGCCGGGCACCAGCCTTCTCCCTCGACGCTCTACAAACCCTCACATCCCTCGAGCTCTTCAACGCGTCCCACTTCCCGCTCCCGGGCCCCCTCCCACCGTGGTTCGCCACCGCCCTCCCGCCCCCCCTCGCCGTGCTCGACCTCCGCTCCGCGTCGGTCAATGGCACGCTCCCCGCCGACCTCGGCGCCTCGGGGAACCTCACCCGCCTTCTCCTCTCCGGGAACCGCCTCTCGGGCCCACTCCCGGGCCCGCTCCTCTCCGTCAGGACCCTCCGCGTTCTCGACCTCTCCGCCAACAACCTCACCGGGGCCCTGCCCAACGTctcgctcgccgccgccgccgagctgtTCAACGTCTCGGGGAACTCTCTCTACGGCGTCGCCACCTACGCCGTCGGGGCGCTCAAGACGAGGTTTCGCCTCGTGGACGTGTCGGCCAACTACCTCGACGGGATTTGGGATGGGTCCGATGCAACGGTGGATGTGAACACCAATTGCTTCTCCGGCGTGCCTGCTCAGCGCAGCCGTGTTGATTGCGAGGAGTTCTATACGAGGCAAGGGGCCAGGCTTGTTGATATTCCAGCGCCACCCACGCCTTCGCCCCAGCCTCAGCCATCGTCTGATAAGAGCCAGAAAATCTCCAAAAATCTACTTATTGGGATTATTGCTGCCGCCGCAGCATTGATGGCTCTGTTTTTGCTTGCATTGCTGCTCTGTtatatgaggaggaggaggagacaaagaggaggaggaaccagaggagTGGAAACAAATGAGGAAGCTGCACGCGGCGTGCGCAGGAGGGACAGCAGCGTAAACCCGGTAGCGTCATCGCCGGTAGCAATGTCGCCGACAGCCAGCACCACTCCTAAGGACACACTTCCTGATCTTGGTGACTTGTCCTTTGAGAAGCTGGTCCATGCCACCGGGGGCTTTGCCGACGATAACCTCCTCAAGCACGGCCATTCGGGGGATATTTACCATGGCGTCTTGGAGAATGGCGTTGACGTCATCGTGAAGAAAATCGGTGCAAAGAGTGCCAACAAGAATTCAGGAGAACTGGATTTCTACTCTAGGTACACACATCAGAGGATCGTTCCGTTGCTCGGCCATTTGGCCAACGGCGATGAAGAATTTCTGGCCTACAAGTATATGCCCAAGGCCGACTTGACCAACGCGTTGCACAAGAAACCTGTGGACACCGAAGATGGCTTGCCCTCATTGGATTGGATCACTAGACTGAAAATCGCCATTGGTGTAGCTGAGGCCATGTGCTTCCTTCATGACGAGTGCAGCCCGCCGCTCGTTCACAG AGATATCCAAGCAAGTAGTGTTCTTCTTGATGATAAATTTGAAGTGCGACTGGGTAGTATGAGTAACATATGTGCGCAGCAAAGTGCAGGAAGCCAGAATGTTTTCTCCCGGATTTTGAGATCATCAAA GTCTCTTGACAAGAACGCATCAG TCCCACCAGCAACTAGTTCCTATGACGTTTATTGCTTTGGGAAGGTGATCCTTGAGCTAGTTACAGGCAATTTTGGTGTAAGTGGATCAAACAACGCTGGCTCCGAGGAGTGGCTGGCAAACACAACAAACCGCATCAGCGTCAACGATAAGGATAGCATTACAAATATCATCGACCCTTTGCTTATCGTCGACGAGGACCATCTTGAAGAAGTATGGGCGGTGGCGATTGTCGCGAAGACGTGCCTGAACTCGAAGCCGTCAAGGCGTCCCTCTGCTCGCTACGTCCTAAAAGCCTTGGAGAACCCGCTAAGGGTGGTGCGAGCGGGCTCCCGCTCCAATTCCGCAAGGTTGAGGAGCTCATCGTCGCGGAGCTCATGGCAATCCGCTTTTGTTCAGGGAAACCGTTACCAGAGCTACGAGATCATGTCGGCGTCAGGGCGAATGCTGGATCGCAGAGGTTCAGTTAGATCACATATTAGTGGGGGAGAAGCTTCATCATCCTTCAAGAGATCTTTGCGGGAGATTGCTCCGGACCCGCAAGTGCTGGACGAGGATGTTGTTGTGTAG
- the LOC139835663 gene encoding uncharacterized mitochondrial protein AtMg00810-like, producing MADEFSALCQTRTWVLVPHPSGVNIVGSKWVFKTKHKPDGSIDKHKARNHPGLKMLGIPLMFASYSGLCMLGFKSSKADTSLFIFSQGGIHIYMLVYVDDSVIASSSSAAVDKLVQALSDMFPIKDLGVLEYFLGLEASHNSGGMTFTQRKYALDLLHRVGMENCKSTSTPLAPTERLSRDTGGVSVSISAYRSSWKAVKHILRYVKGTLNTGLNFRKSSSMGISIFTDADWAGDVDDRRSTGGFAVFVGSNLVSWSAKKQPTASLSSTEAKYKALANGAAEAMFFNNTFYTRGGGISTIEMNRLELDLLFNLDFKLKVNLKTFGSYCSQLEFSADEFCKSKLVRQSYI from the exons ATGGCAGATGAGTTCTCGGCCCTTTGTCAGACTCGCACTTGGGTTCTTGTTCCTCATCCATCCGGGGTCAATATTGTTGGGAGCAAGTGGGTGTTCAAAACAAAGCACAAGCCTGATGGTTCCATTGATAAGCACAAAGCTCG CAACCACCCGGGTTTGAAGATGCTCGGTATCCCTCTCATGTTTGCAAGCTACAGCGGGCTTTgtatg CTGGGTTTCAAGTCCTCCAAGGCCGACACTTCTCTGTTTATTTTCTCTCAGGGCGGTATTCATATCTATATGCTTGTCTATGTTGATGATAGTGTCATTGCAAGCTCCAGTTCTGCAGCTGTTGACAAACTGGTCCAGGCCCTTTCTGACATGTTTCCTATCaaagaccttggtgttcttgagtATTTCCTTGGTCTTGAAGCGTCTCACAATTCCGGGGGCATGACATTTACTCAGCGCAAGTATGCGCTTGATCTCTTACACAGAGTTGGTATGGAGAATTGCAAGTCTACTTCTACACCATTGGCGCCGACTGAGCGCCTTTCTCGTGATACTGGA GGTGTGTCAGTTTCTATCTCAGCCTACAGAAGTTCATGGAAAGCTGTGAAGCATATTCTGAGATATGTTAAAGGAACTCTAAACACCGGGCTGAATTTTCGTAAATCCTCGTCCATGGGCATTAGCATTTTTACTGACGCTGATTGGGCAGGTGACGTTGATGATCGTCGCTCTACTGGAGGATTTGCAGTTTTTGTTGGATCAAATCTTGTGTCGTGGAGTGCGAAGAAACAACCTACTGCCTCACTGTCTAGTACGGAGGCAAAGTATAAGGCTCTGGCTAATGGAGCTGCTGAAGCAAT GTTTTTCAACAACACATTCTACACTAGAGGAGGAGGAATCAGCACAATCGAGATGAATCGGCTTGAGCTGGATTTGTTGTTTAACCTGGACTTCAAGCTGAAAGTAAACCTCAAGACGTTTGGGAGCTACTGCTCGCAGCTTGAGTTCTCCGCTGATGAGTTTTGCAAGAGCAAGCTGGTGCGCCAGAGTTACATATAG